A single genomic interval of Helianthus annuus cultivar XRQ/B chromosome 13, HanXRQr2.0-SUNRISE, whole genome shotgun sequence harbors:
- the LOC110899997 gene encoding ISWI chromatin-remodeling complex ATPase ISW2-like: MTKIPLTMKENTKPKKMNAHFYKKLFQSHGKKANVPNDTNDTLVEESCLVSRHKKQRLSSGQECGENDRPSGTKDKFESSSGELADLQVEVSTEIHNHVLPYVNKLRDHRNRRQNAVIFDGKDRLVKVVSFVLSLLDNTKKPILIIASSNAISLWEIEFSKRSKSVNVVTYKGNKDIRAAVIDSKYQVLLSSPDAIVEDMEMFDHKWELLVIDECQSPVFSTHFKEIRMLMADMRLLTVTGESVDILQSYRNFLSLVDCKNEKIHTDADMEMNDDISTLKKRLLPFIAFSCTFSTPEFEEYWVPVHLSSMQVEQYCSILVANLEALSSLSRKSSLPNIITQIQKCCDHPFLVDPTLRKSLKQASLTGDPLDAEINVSGKLQVLDKLLLEIKRCGLRALVLFQVISTGEFLDDLVHKRFGENSYVYISRKILSKSAYAKKEKPLEMFNDVESGRFVCLLDYHACHSSIRLSRVDVVILFNGDRNPSNDINALKRITIDSYCERLNVFRLYSAFTVEEKALILSKQGAPVVDNYISSSVGRQLLAWGAPYLFGNLKSSTYSGNQLFIDDLVRELSFLLRNTSVETGPANRSIVTNAKMQNGAYSGSIVLFGETEAHTKESSSVVEYLIANSPSDFWSNLVKESQLSPTNPCRKMSQRVKKPTQKLSEGVNQNDASTSVVRKKVRSKRKGPDKVTRKRAAKQLQSQTEGQKSQTDQPPPHTPTSKPLETEVERIEMELEQITKSHQEKKSMLLSECEKEMLEVQKKYDALIQDSETSLTKKVKMLEEYRNLVNVNKLLSEMFTQGWQDSLTMNIYTDSNAVKVLQIPASLHNRSDNSEPSLEPLPRLSTTQNS, from the exons GCAGTGGTGAGTTAGCGGATCTTCAAGTTGAGGTCTCAACCGAAATACATAATCATGTTCTTCCTTACGTTAACAAGCTTCGTGATCATCGGAACAGACGTCAAAATGCCGTTATCTTTGACGGGAAA GACCGGCTAGTTAAGGTGGTCTCGTTCGTATTATCATTGCTGGATAACACGAAGAAGCCTATTCTAATAATAGCTTCTTCCAATGCTATTTCGTTGTGGGAAATCGAGTTTTCGAAGAGGTCAAAGTCGGTCAATGTCGTAACATACAAAGGGAACAAAGATATTCGGGCTGCTGTTATAGATTCAAAATATCAAGTCCTTTTATCTTCACCGGATGCCATTGTTGAG GACATGGAAATGTTTGACCATAAGTGGGAATTGTTAGTGATAGACGAGTGTCAAAGCCCCGTATTTTCAACGCACTTTAAGGAAATTCGGATGCTTATGGCTGATATGAGACTGTTAACCGTTACTGGTGAATCAGTG GATATCTTGCAGAGCTACCGAAATTTTCTTTCACTGGTTGATTGCAAAAATGAAAAGATACACACTGATGCTGACATGGAAATGAACGATGATATTAGTACATTGAAAAAAAGACTGTTGCCATTTATCGCATTTTCATGCACGTTCAGCACCCCTGAATTCGAAGAGTATTGGGTCCCGGTTCATCTTTCTTCAATGCAAGTCGAACAATATTGTTCGATTTTAGTTGCAAATTTGGAGGCACTCTCTTCATTATCAAGAAAATCTTCACTCCCTAACATCATCACACAGATCCAAAAG TGTTGTGATCACCCATTTCTTGTCGACCCAACTTTGCGTAAATCTTTAAAACAAGCTTCTTTGACTGGTGATCCGTTGGATGCTGAAATCAATGTCAGTGGCAAACTGCAAGTTCTCGACAAACTGCTGCTAGAGATTAAACGATGTGGTTTAAGAGCACTTGTTCTGTTTCAG GTGATATCAACCGGAGAGTTTTTGGACGACCTCGTTCATAAAAGATTCGGAGAGAATTCGTACGTGTATATCTCCAGGAAGATTCTTTCGAAATCTGCGTACGCGAAGAAAGAAAAACCGTTAGAAATGTTTAACGACGTAGAGAGTGGTAGGTTCGTTTGCTTGTTAGATTACCACGCTTGTCATTCAAGCATTAGACTTTCGCGTGTGGATGTCGTCATATTATTCAATGGTGACCGGAACCCGTCAAATGACATAAACGCCCTTAAGAGGATCACCATCGATTCATATTGTGAGCGGTTAAACGTCTTCCGGTTATATTCAGCATTCACTGTTGAAGAGAAAGCCTTAATTCTTTCAAAGCAAGGTGCACCGGTTGTTGACAATTATATTAGTTCGAGTGTCGGTCGCCAGCTGTTAGCATGGGGCGCGCCGTACTTGTTCGGTAACCTCAAAAGCAGCACGTACTCCGGAAATCAGTTGTTTATAGACGATTTGGTTCGTGAGTTGTCGTTTCTGTTGAGGAACACGAGTGTCGAAACGGGTCCCGCAAACCGCTCGATCGTAACGAATGCGAAAATGCAAAATGGAGCGTATTCTGGAAGCATCGTGTTATTTGGTGAAACCGAAGCCCACACGAAGGAAAGCTCTTCTGTTGTTGAATACTTGATAGCTAACTCACCTTCTGACTTTTGGAGTAATTTGGTCAAAGAAAGTCAACTTAGCCCGACAAACCCGTGTAGAAAGATGTCTCAAAGAGTTAAAAAGCCGACCCAAAAACTGTCCGAAGGCGTAAATCAAAATGATGCAAGTACGTCCGTTGTAAGAAAAAAAGTTAGAAGTAAACGAAAAGGGCCTGATAAAGTCACAAGAAAACGCGCAGCGAAACAGCTACAAAGTCAAACCGAAGGTCAAAAAAGTCAAACCGATCAACCTCCGCCACATACTCCCACCTCTAAGCCTCTTGAAACAGAAGTCGAAAGAATTGAAATGGAACTAGAGCAAATCACCAAGTCACATCaagaaaag AAATCAATGCTTCTTTCTGAATGCGAAAAGGAGATGTTAGAGGTACAAAAGAAGTACGATGCGTTAATCCAAGATTCGGAGACAAGTTTAACGAAGAAGGTTAAGATGCTTGAAGAGTATCGAAACCTTGTTAACGTCAATAAACTTTTGTCTGAGATGTTCACACAAGGCTGGCAGGACTCTCTCACTATGAATATATATacag ACAGTAACGCGGTTAAGGTTCTTCAAATTCCTGCATCATTACACAACCGATCCGACAATAGTGAACCATCTCTTGAGCCGTTGCCACGTCTGTCCACTACTCAAAACAGTTGA